The Argiope bruennichi chromosome 5, qqArgBrue1.1, whole genome shotgun sequence genome segment aaaaatataaagaccTATATAGGAACAACCTGGTATGTAGGTTTAGCACctgaaatatagattcttatcaaattttgaatcaagtcTATTCAAAATTTGACCTCTGTCTTTCTGTTCTTTCGCATTCATCTAAACACAATAGCTCATAAATGTatgatttaaatcaattgaaTTCAATTTGTGATAGTAAGATTACAACTATAGCTCCAtgtgaaatttttgttacaatctgTCAGTAAAAGAATATCCAAAATATGTATTCACACgacatattaagtaaaaattctgGCTACACTACAtaagatctatattttataatctaattttcgCCAACGTTATGCAAGGCATTCGCTGTTTTACccaaggtctacaattttatgcggatAGAAGAGAacaataattttctaaagaatattcaattattcaaattcattaactaattcaaaactagtaaaaaaaatataacaattaactAATTCaaagaattagttaaaatttacttttactacAAAAGAAGCTTAAGAagtgagaaaaattttatatgatttattgatgaaatttttaatttatccaaattataagtttttatttattataaaattagcaatttattcttttcaagGCTATTAAAGTTGTTTTGCATTTTGAACAATACATACCGTATATTTTCTAGAATgtccaaaatttatttctgttaacaaccaaattttaaaataaaattaggaaattgatctaatgaattttttattgttttttttaaatctcttctaataataaaatcaaaagtatatGTATATTGTTCTATTGAGCAAACCGTTGCACTCGTGATctacaaatatataagaaaaattgagcaaaaggaactataacttatttttaattttctatatccaCTATTAACACATTTAAAAGGGAGAAAATACTCTGATAACCTCAAGAGATAGATATATAACAGCAAACAGTTGCGTAGTTATTATcgaaaacaacacatttttgtaaaagtaaTAGAAGATTTATTGACTGATATGACAtagcaaaataagaattatttataatcaaattacattattatatgattgcatgaaaaaatgaatatcgtatttctttttgaagatgtatgaacataaatttattttcaacacaaTGCACAGCTTTCCAATacaaaaagaatacagatcttagtAACATTCATTGGACATTCACTagttacaacaattttttttgttcaatgaaATGACTTTGCAATCAAACCAcaatgtgattaatttttaaagaacggATCAGAATTTCTTCATaacaaaaactattatttaactttgtcaaaaatacatatatttattttttttaattgaaataagttaaaagattcaaaagactgaatcaataaattatattttaactaaagacataatttgattcaatttacCAAACAGTTCGcatattgagattttaaaaaaaatagaaataaattcagaACTTTTAATGACTAAATTAATAAGTTTCCTTGCgctaataactaaaaaaattcaattttatcaaaagtgcatgcattaatatttaaaaaaataaattaataaactgattaatatttttattaaaatagtttaatagaCTGCATAAAATTCGGAaaacacttaaaacttcgaaaacaATTAAGTAACTTATAAATAACTTATTCCCTCCATTTCGCTCATTGTGTCATTTTCTTaaggtgaaaattttatttaagggaAAACGATACTCAAGTTCCGAAGAAGTGCAACAACGAAAGCAATGGGAAAGGTGGCAAAAGGAAACTTGTAATCCATCTTTACACCTTTGTATTACGATGGCAAAAAGCACATAGTAGCACAGAATAGTTATTTCCAAAGAAAACACCAAATAAACAGATTATTTCTGCATTAATTCTTCCGTAATAAAATAAGATCTGGGGCTTTTTATACGTAGCAGTTTTTAGTgtcttgttatatatttttttattatgcattaatagaataaatattgtttaaaaacagAAGAATCATCAACCTACTAAAAGTCTCTTTATTgcgaaattgattaatttaaaattttgaaatttctagtgTTAAAATACcccttaaatttcaaaaatttccttaatattctTTGAGTAAGAAATAGTAACAAAAGAGGGAATagcaaggaaaaaattatttactttttcagttTCTTTCACAGCATAATCACATATTTTCTCACTTACTTTACgacttattaattaaaagtcattACAATGAATGTTGCAACGATCTTACAAAGTGtccattaattttttcttttgcggTCGTTGAGACGcagaaggaaataaatattttatacacatataaACAATGTTTCAACCAGACATATCTAGAATACAAGTAGCcattaatttaatgaaaggaaaatttacGATATTCCATTAATTCAACATTTGCTTTTATCAGTTccgtcgaatttttttttcagaacttgtGATACAGCATAAGAAATTAAGTccgaataaattaaataaaacactcTAATAATTTATGTCTTCGTTCATATTTTGAGGTTTTGACAGAGTAAAAGTTCTGAAGATTTCAGAATTCTCTGgctaagaaaatgtttaaaacgtCGAGACTTACTTtcggaattttattataataaaacagaataacaGATCGATGAGTGAATGCTTAACATATGTTGCAAAGAAAAATGATCTCAATTTTCATTCCAGAAAATTgagtattaatatttagaatagtgATTTCGAATATTGTGTTTAACATTTCATGTTAATCACTTgaagaacttttaaaagaaacagtcttaaaagaaaaatgatacaaaattcttaaatgatCTTATCTAAAACTTGTTCGAGATGTTAAAAGTCTTATGACAGCaagaaagtgttttaaatttcaaacctgTAGTAGTGTGATTTTATGAACTTatacattctaaaatgttctgcAACGACTAAATCTTCCTCTATGGCCACAGTTTTCTGTACAATAAATACAAACGCATGGCATTTGCCAGAAAAAATTGGCTTAAAATGACACGTTTCCTCACAGCTGTCGATATGCCGACCACTTATTGTTGCTTTGTTCAAATAAACCATTCCTGTGAATACTTACACATTTCTAATGTTATCACAGCGAACGAAATAACAACATTCAGAAATCCACACCTTTCCAACTCAGTTATGACTCGAATCTGGTTTAAAGAAAATGTCTATGTTTACAACATAAACACAATTAGGAATTTACTTGTCCCTGTACAATGGTAAATCAGGATGATTTTCATAGCCACGTGGAATGTGAATTTTGTATTCATATCTTTGCCTTTTCCTCGTTCTAGAATCGCGAAGCCTCCTGGGATATCTTGTTGGATTCGGAATCAAAGAAAATGTAGGGCTATTGTCATAACCGGTGTTGgcaattttatcatcaaaaccGAAATCAGGATTTATGCTTGGGCTGTTGAAGAACTCTTTGGGACCTAATCTCTGACTATCAGGATAAGTTTCAGGATTTGGTAATTCCAGCTCTGATAATAACACTGCTCTGACTGGTTGCCTTTCTGGAAAGGGGCTGCCTTTGTAATAATTGACATTCTTCCGAAACACTGGCTCGTTTTGTGGCACAGGTCTTCTAGGAATGTCCTCTGCGAAGACACCCCTATTATCCTGGGGTTGTTTCTTGTAACCAAATCCAGTATTTTGTTGTGATCTCAGTAGGCCTCCTTTGCCCTGTCCATGATTGGTGGTATGGTTATAGTGGGAAAGGATGTGACTACTGTATTCTAACTGAGGTGAGTTCTTGATGCTCTGCTGGATGGGCAAGTCGAGGTTTTTGCTGTTATCAATGCTTACTCTAACATGGGCCGGGTTTTCAGGAAATATTCCTGGTTCATTTGTCCTCACAGTTGCGCGAAATCCATGGACGTCTGCCACGTAATCGACTCTTCGGTAATTTCCGGATGCATCGACGAAACTGTACGATCCTGTTTTGGAACCATTGGGGTCTGTCTTCTCCTCCCTGGCTTGCATCGTGCCATAGTCGTCAGTGAAGCGATATCCAAAAGTAAATGGCATTTTAGCAATCAGGGCCGGATCCTGTATgacaagaaaaaattatcaaacgaTGCatgttaagcatatttttaaaaactaaattgctttattgtatttaaagataaaaagttaaaaagtatttataagatTTGTTCCATCTATAGCTCATATAGTATTGATTCAGTAGTTTTACTCATAAAATAGATTATGAATTAAGCATATCATAGATTTATTAACACATATTGTAACTCATTGGTAATTGGTTCATTATAAAGACAGGTATCACATTCagtttttgtcaaaaaatgtaGTGGGAACGACCCCAGACACCTGTATACTATGGAATTTGCAATAGATACTTCTTTGACCAAATGCAGGAATCCAACACCGACTCTCCGTTGTAACGAAGAAGGATCGAAGAGACAGATTTGTTGGCAATGAAGAATTGCATATAGTTGATTATCATCACTAAACAacattatatctaaaaaataatttttttatttatatttgaaatatttaaaaaaaacacaaagcactaaattttttaaatgcaatagtatttttcagtaaaaaatcgATAGATATTTGATGTTGATGCTACAGATGGATTTATCtcataatacaataattaaatgatatacagaataaagcattaaaaaaactcagaaaaataatttgattgatatTGTCAGTAGcacaaagaaaagaaacatgTTTTGTAAAGCTAATAACAGGGTTTAGGTTAATAAAGTTTTGTCATTAAATAACAGTTATGATTCGACCCAAAGTCTCGAAACATGGTAAAAGTGcaatatgcttcaaaatatacAGGCCTGAAATTTCCGTATGTGAAATGCACTGACAGGGCACAGTTGCAGCCGAACATCTACTTTTACAACAAATATTTCCAGTAGTGGTTATTTTGCTTCTACATCACTGAGGAAGACATAGGCAATATTTTTTGCTAAGTGCTTTGATGATAGATTTACATTCTTTCAGAATTGTTGAAGTTTTTGTCTTGGTGTACTTGGTGTATATTTTTATGCGAATATACATTGTTATAAGGAGGTCAGTCATACAATTCAAAAACTTCGAGCCCTcttgcagtaaaaatattttaaagtgaataataTATAATGGAATTGACTTTTATGCCCATCCTATAATTCCGACATTAAATCATATGAAACTTATTTTTGGTTAATATTTACGTTTAGTTGTAAATGTTTAAGATTTATAAGATTTATGTTTAATTGTAAAGATCTCTTTAAGAATAACACCAACTTCATTAGAG includes the following:
- the LOC129969398 gene encoding uncharacterized protein LOC129969398, with the protein product MRNLFSFLLLASVLTTLCSATGRNPNQPNPNSKHIETFSSRYALPTNDPALIAKMPFTFGYRFTDDYGTMQAREEKTDPNGSKTGSYSFVDASGNYRRVDYVADVHGFRATVRTNEPGIFPENPAHVRVSIDNSKNLDLPIQQSIKNSPQLEYSSHILSHYNHTTNHGQGKGGLLRSQQNTGFGYKKQPQDNRGVFAEDIPRRPVPQNEPVFRKNVNYYKGSPFPERQPVRAVLLSELELPNPETYPDSQRLGPKEFFNSPSINPDFGFDDKIANTGYDNSPTFSLIPNPTRYPRRLRDSRTRKRQRYEYKIHIPRGYENHPDLPLYRDK